A stretch of DNA from Endozoicomonas sp. 8E:
TTGAATGAAGCTATCGTCTGGCGAGTTAGTCGGGCAATAGCAGAATATTTAAAGCCCAAGACGAACCAATGGCAAAGTGATAGCTATATGATCCGAGAAATAAGCCATGGCCGCACATAAAGCCGGGTGAATTTTGTCAGTGATAGGTAAACGGTGTTTATTACCCATCCATGGAAAAATCATGAAAGCCACTTCAATTATTGGCCTGTAGCATATATTTGCTTTCTTTTTAATGCGTCTATGGTCTTATATCTACACATCAGGATAAGGCCTCAGCATGAATGCTCACGACTTGATTTCACAACTCTCTATTATCAGTGACCCTCACCAAGCTTGGAAAGTTGGCCATAATCTAAATAATCGTCCTTACTCATGATTCGATCCTGAATGAGAAAATAAACATTATATTGCGAGACAATAGCTCATATCGTCTACAGATTTAAATGCAGACAAGCTGATTGGTGATTTACAGGGTCGATCCTGCAAAGGCAATCCACCTTTTAGGCTGGCAACCGCCCTATCCTGTCGAACAGGGTATTCGGGCTACCGTTTTGGCTTATTTTCCAGGTAAAAAATGAAGTGTATCGTTTCCTCGATTGCCTGCTGGCTTTACTCGGTCTTATTCTCAGCTCGCCTTTACTTCTGGTGATTTATATTATGGGCCTTTTCGATACCGGCTCACCTCTGTTCAGTCAAGAACGGGTTGGACGTTATAAAAAGCCATTTGTGCTTGTGAAGTTCCGTACCATGCAAGTGGAGACTTTCTCTGTTGCCAGTCATCTTGTCCCTTCCTCATCCATTACGCCGCTAGGTCATTTCTTACGTAAAACCAAGCTGGATGAACTGCCACAGCTGTGGAATGTGCTGGTTGGCGATATGAGTCTGGTAGGCCCACGGCCTAATCTTTTTAATCAGACAAAGTTGATTGAAGCTCGTGAACAACTCGGGGTGTATAATGTATTGCCTGGCCTTACCGGACTTGCACAAGTCAGACAGATTGATATGTCTACCCCTGAACTGCTTGCCAGGACAGACAGCCAGATGATCCGATCCTTAACTCTTCGGGATTATTTTAAATATATTTTGATGACTGCGACGGGGAAAGGTCAGGGAGACCGGGTGCGATGAGTAGTAATAACAAAAACCCCAGTCAATCTCTCAACTGGGGTTCTGCTTTATTCAATGCCTGGCGATGACCTACTCTCACATGGGGAAGCCCCACACTACCATCGGCGATGTGTCGTTTCACTTCCGAGTTCGGGATGGGATCGGGTGGTTCCAACACTCTATGGTCACCAGGCAAAACTGGTCGAACCCTGCTTTTGAGCTGGAAGCTTGAAGCTGGAGGCTTGAAGCTGTTTGTCGCAAGCAGAAGGCTCTGGAATCCAAATCTCTTTTTAAGCTGTGTTGTTTATTCTTGCTCAACACTCTCGTTCACTGTGTACGGCTTCAAGCTTCAAGCTTCAAGCTTTCGGCTGCTAAATCGCTTTGGCGTTATATGGTCAAGCCTCTCGAGTCATTAGTACGGGTTAGCTCAACGCCTCACAACGCTTACACATCCCGCCTATCAACGTCGTCGTCTTCAACGTCTCTTATGGGCCTTGCGGCCAGGGAAGTCTCATCTTGAAGGGGGCTTCCCGCTTAGATGCTTTCAGCGGTTATCCCGTCCGAACTTAGCTACCGGGCAATGCGTCTGGCGACACAACCCGAACACCAGTGGTTCGTCCACTCCGGTCCTCTCGTACTAGGAGCAGCTCTCCTCAAACTTCCAACGTCCACGGCAGATAGGGACCGAACTGTCTCACGACGTTCTAAACCCAGCTCGCGTACCACTTTAAATGGCGAACAGCCATACCCTTGGGACCGGCTTCAGCCCCAGGATGTGATGAGCCGACATCGAGGTGCCAAACACCGCCGTCGATGTGAACTCTTGGGCGGTATCAGCCTGTTATCCCCGGAGTACCTTTTATCCGTTGAGCGATGGCCCTTCCATTCAGAACCACCGGATCACTATGACCTACTTTCGTACCTGCTCGAGATGTACCTCTCGCAGTCAAGCTGGCTTGTACCATTACACTAACCGCACGATGTCCGACCGTGCTTAGCCAACCTTCGTGCTCCTCCGTTACTCTTTGGGAGGAGACCGCCCCAGTCAAACTACCCACCACACAATGTCCCCGATCCTGATAAAGGACCTGGGTTAGAACCTCAATATTGCCAGGGTGGTATTTCAAGGTTGGCTCCATGCAAACTGGCGTTCACACTTCCAAGCCTCCCACCTATCCTACACAAGCAACATCAAGATCCACTGTGAAGCTGTAGTAAAGGTTCACGGGGTCTTTCCGTCTAGCCGCGGATACACTGCATCTTAACAGCGATTTCAATTTCACTGAGTCTTGGGTGGAGACAGCGTGGCCATCGTTACGCCATTCGTGCAGGTCGGAACTTACCCGACAAGGAATTTCGCTACCTTAGGACCGTTATAGTTACGGCCGCCGTTTACCGGGGCTTCGATCAACCGCTTCTCTTGCGATAACAGCATCAATTAACCTTCCGGCACCGGGCAGGCGTCACACCGTATACGTCCACTTACGTGTTAGCACAGTGCTGTGTTTTTAATAAACAGTCGCAGCCACCTGGTATCTTCGACCGCCGCCAGCTCAGGGAGCAAGTCCCGTCACCGGCAGCGGCGCACCTTCTCCCGAAGTTACGGTGCCATTTTGCCTAGTTCCTTCACCCAAGTTCTCTCAAGCGCCTTGGTATTCTCTACCTGACCACCTGTGTCGGTTTCGGGTACGGTCCCTTTTGACCTGACGCTTAGAAGTTTTTCCTGGAAGCCTGGCATCAACCACTTCCCCACCTTGGTGGGTTCGTCATCAGTTCTCGGCTTGGTGAACCCGGATTTGCCTGAGTCCACAGCCTACGACCTTAAACAGGGACAACCATCGCCCTGCCGGCCTAGCCTTCTCCGTCACTCCATCGCAGTCAAAAGGGGTACAGGAATATTAACCTGTTTCCCATCGATTACGTCTTTCGACCTCACCTTAGGGGCCGACTCACCCTGCGCCGATTAGCGTTGCGCAGGAACCCTTGGTCTTCCGGCGAGGGAGCCTCTCACTCCCTTTATCGTTACTCATGTCAGCATTCGCACTTCTGATACCTCCAGCCAACCTCCCGATTGACCTTCAACGGCTTACAGAACGCTCCTCTACCGCACCTGCAAAGCAGGTGCCCGTAGCTTCGGTGAATAGTTTGAGCCCCGTTACATCTTCCGCGCGAGCCGACTCGACCAGTGAGCTATTACGCTTTCTTTAAAGGGTGGCTGCTTCTAAGCCAACCTCCTGGCTGTCTGGGCCTTCTCACATCGTTTCCCACTTAACTATTACTTTGGGACCTTAGCTGACGGTCTGGGTTGTTTCCCTTTCCACGACGGACGTTAGCACCCGCCGTGTGTCTCCCGTGATTGCACTCATCGGTATTCGGAGTTTGCATGGGGTTGGTAAGCCGGGATGGCCCCCTAGCCCAAACAGTGCTCTACCCCGATGGTGAGACACGAGGCGCTACCTAAATAGCTTTCGAGGAGAACCAGCTATCTCCGGGCTTGATTAGCCTTTCACTCCTATCCACAAGTCATCCCCTGGCTTTTCAACGACAGTGGGTTCGGTCCTCCAATCAGTGTTACCTGATCTTCAACCTGCTCATGGATAGATCGCCCGGTTTCGGGTCTACACCTTGCGACTTGGCGCCCTATTAAGACTCGCTTTCGCTACGGCTTCCCTATGCGGTTAACCTTGCCACAAAATGTAAGTCGCTGACCCATTATACAAAAGGTACGCCATCACCCATTCGAAAATGAGCTTTGACTGCTTGTACGTACACGGTTTCAGGTTCTATTTCACTCCCCTCAACGGGGTTCTTTTCGCCTTTCCCTCACGGTACTGGTTCACTATCGGTCAGTCAGGAGTATTTAGCCTTGGAGGATGGTCCCCCCATGTTCAGACAACATTTCACGTGTGCCGTCCTACTCGATTTCACAATAACTGGCTTTTCGCGTACGGGGCTATCACCCACTATGGCCACACTTTCCAGAGTGTTCCGCTAAACCAAAAATTGCTTAAGGGCTGGTCCCCGTTCGCTCGCCGCTACTGGGGGAATCTCGGTTGATTTCTTTTCCTCCGGGTACTTAGATGTTTCAGTTCCCCGGGTTCGCCTCCTAAACCCTATGTATTCAGGTCAAGGATACTCACTTGTGTGAGTGGGTTTCCCCATTCGGACATTCCTGGATCAGGGCCTGTTTATCGGCTCCCCAAGACTTTTCGCAGATTACCACGTCCTTCATCGCCTCTGACTGCCAAGGCATCCACCGTGTACGCTTAGTCACTTGACCATATAACCCAAAACAATCTAATTGGGCTTCGTCTTTTTCCTTTACTCGTCGTTGCAATTTCGCTCAATCGGTCACGTACATGAAGTACGCTCCCTCAATCGCTCAGCTTGCGCCTCGATTAAAGAAAAAATACTTTGCCGAATTCGATGTTTAAAGTGCTATACAAATCATATAACTACCTTTAACGATCTTCAGTTCATCACTGGCCACTGTTAACTGACCACTGACAACTGAACGCCATACACTTGAGAGTGTCTCAGCAAGAATTTCATTAAGTTTCGAATTAAAAGTAATTCGTCGCTTAAATCAACTCAGCTTAATTTAAGTTTGGATTCCACATTGTTAAAGAACAAAACAACACCAGACGACTTTCGTCGTTGGTGTTATCAAACAATTCGTGTGAACGCTTATGGAAGGTCGGTCTTCGTTTAAGGAGGTGATCCAGCCCCAGGTTCCCCTAGGGCTACCTTGTTACGACTTCACCCCAGTCATGAATCACTCCGTGGTGATCGCCCTCCTTGTCAGCTCAAGGCTGTCGAAGGTTAGGCTAACCACTTCTGGAGCAACCCACTCCCATGGTGTGACGGGCGGTGTGTACAAGGCCCGGGAACGTATTCACCGTGACATTCTGATTCACGATTACTAGCGATTCCGACTTCATGGAGTCGAGTTGCAGACTCCAATCCGGACTACGATGCACTTTCTCAGATTAGCTCCACCTCGCGGCTTGGCAACCGTCTGTATGCACCATTGTAGCACGTGTGTAGCCCTGGCCGTAAGGGCCATGATGACTTGACGTCGTCCCCACCTTCCTCCGGTTTGTCACCGGCAGTCTCCCCAGAGTGCCCACCCGAAGTGCTGGTAACTGAGGATAAGGGTTGCGCTCGTTGCGGGACTTAACCCAACATCTCACGACACGAGCTGACGACAGCCATGCAGCACCTGTCACTGCGTTCCCGAAGGCACCAAACTATCTCTAGTAAGTTCGCAGGATGTCAAGGCCAGGTAAGGTTCTTCGCGTTGCTTCGAATTAAACCACATGCTCCACCGCTTGTGCGGGCCCCCGTCAATTCATTTGAGTTTTAACCTTGCGGCCGTACTCCCCAGGCGGTCTACTTATCGCGTTAGCTGCGTCACCAGAAATGCAAGATCCCCGACGACTAGTAGACATCGTTTACGGCGTGGACTACCAGGGTATCTAATCCTGTTTGCTCCCCACGCTTTCGTACCTCAGCGTCAGTGTCAGACCAGAGTGTCGCCTTCGCCACTGGTGTTCCTTCCTATATCTACGCATTTCACCGCTACACAGGAAATTCCACACTCCTCTTCCGCACTCTAGCTTGCCAGTTTTGGGTGCCGTTCCCAGGTTGAGCCCGGGGCTTTCACATCCAACTTAACAAGCCGCCTACGCACGCTTTACGCCCAGTAATTCCGATTAACGCTCGCACCCTCCGTATTACCGCGGCTGCTGGCACGGAGTTAGCCGGTGCTTCTTCTGCGAGTAACGTCACAGATGCAGGGTATTAACCTACACCCTTTCCTCCTCGCTGAAAGTGCTTTACAACCCTAGGGCCTTCTTCACACACGCGGCATGGCTGCATCAGGCTTGCGCCCATTGTGCAATATTCCCCACTGCTGCCTCCCGTAGGAGTCTGGGCCGTGTCTCAGTCCCAGTGTGGCTGATCATCCTCTCAGACCAGCTACGGATCGTTGCCTTGGTAGGCCTTTACCCCACCAACCAGCTAATCCGACGCAGGCTCATCCGATAGCGCAAGGTTCGCTCCTTATAAAAGAAACGGGTCCCCTGCTTTCCCTCTTGAGGCGTATGCGGTATTAATCCGGATTTCTCCGGGCTATCCCCCACTACCGGGCAGATTCCTACGTGTTACGCACCCGTCCGCCGCTCGTCAGCAACTAGCAAGCTAGTCCTGTTACCGCTCGACTTGCATGTGTTAGGCCTGCCGCCAGCGTTCAATCTGAGCCATGATCAAACTCTTCAGTTTAAATCGTTTTGTCAGTCGCCCCGAAGAACAAACCGAATGCTCAATCATTTGCAATTAAACGTACATGAATTACAGGTATGTTCGCTTGCTTGATCAGCATTTAAATCATTCCAGAGCCAAGCTCTGTTGACCGATGCCATTCGCACAAGCGCCCACACGAATTGTCTGATAATTTGTTAAAGAACTGGATTAAAACAAGAAGGTTTTAACCGGCTGAATCAGCAGTCAGCGCTGTTCAGCGAGGCGCCTATCTTACCTTGGCGCCAGTTGTTGTCAAGTGCTTGTTTTTTAAGTCACTTTTCAACTTGCCAAGACCGCATTCGTTCACTCAGTGAGCGCTGCGTTTTCGTCTCAGCGGCGGTGCATTCTACGCTGTTCGATCCGATTGTCAATCACCGTTTTAAACGCTGTTGCCGTGGATCGTTGCGTGCTCTTTGAGAGCCATGCCCCGTTCAGTGGAGGCGCATTATACAGAGGAGGCACTTTCTGCCAACCCCCGGTGAATACCTACACGAGCAGGTCAACTTTCCAGCCTTTGTTTATAATCGATCTTTTTTCATTTACTGTTTTTTACCAATTACTACATTTGTTTATCACAGTTATTTGTCGGTTAGCGTATATTTAGTTCTTTATCTCGTCATTCCCTTCAGGAGAGATCTGTGAAAAAAATACTCCTCTTTGTTTCAGCGCTTGTAATGAGCCTGAACCTTCAGGCCATTGAACTCGATGGTGTAACAGTTCCAGAAACGCTAAACCTTGAAAACCAGACTCTGAAACTCAATGGTGCAGGTGTCCGCTCGAAATTTTTTGTCGATCTGTACGTGGGCTCGCTCTTCACCACGGAAAAAGCCAGTGAAGCCAGCAGTGTGCTCAACAGCAAAACGCCCGTAGCCATTCAGCTGTTCATCACCTCCAAACTGATCACTTCTGAAAAACTCACTGAAGCCGTTAATGAAGGATTTGAGAAATCAACCGGTGGCCAGATCGCACCTCTACAAGATCGACTGTCCGCCTTTATCGATGTTTTCAAAGACGAGATTGTTAAAGGTGATAACTTCGTGATGTTTATCACCCCCGGCCAGGGCGTTAATGTCTATAAGAATGGGAAAAAGCTGGCTACCATCGAAGGTGATGACTTCAGCAAAGCTCTACTGGGCGTTTGGCTGGGAGATCAACCTGCCGATGCTGACCTCAAGGCTGATATGTTGGGCAAATGATACTGTCGCAGCCAGTTTACTGGCTGCTTACTCTTAAACCTTTAGCTCTGAGCACTGAGATACTGCTGTTGAATAATTTCCACAGCATGACAAAAGCGGTCTCCCTGCATTTCACCAAGACATTCCTCCCGCAGATAATCCACCATCGCCTCCCCTATCATAGTGATTATCATTTTGCGATTGTAGAAAGGCAGGCTGCTTGCGTAACCCAGAGCAAACTGCCTGAGCGGATTGACTATGCAGTCATAGGCAGCCCCGCAATAAAACCCCTCCCCGGTCTGAGCATCTGAGGCCATTTCAGCCAAATTACCCACCACTCCCTTAAGATCTTCACGCACATAGACTGGCTCACCAAAATCTTCAATGGTCTCCGCCAAGTCCACCAGGTAGATCCGATCAGATTCCTGGTCATAGATTTCATTATTTCCATTTCGGTCCGGCAAGTGTAAACGAACCATCCGGCGCCACATTTCAGCAATGTTTTTAGCGGGTCGTTTTGGATCAAAATGAGCCAGAGCCAATACCTGCCCGTAACGGTAAAAAGCTTTGCTCAATAAAGCTTTCTGTCTGGTATTCAAGGAATAAGGGGAGGCATGGTAATATTGATAATAGATGTCTCTCAAGTTCATACCCGGAACCAGAGGATAACTCAGGATATAATGCTGCTTGCGATTGAGTATGAAAGTAGCAGCACGATCCGGTAGAACCAGTTCAGCATTCACGCTGAACAACCAAGTGTAGAGCGGAAGCTTCTTTTTCAGCAGCCATTCAGACTCAAAGCGTATCTGTTCACATCCAGAACAATCTTCTCGAAAGATCTTGATAAACCATTGAGTACCATCAAACAAAGCGGTGTAAGCCCGATCAAGCTCGCCACCGGCAGTTCTGATCATTTCAAAGTTTTCACCCTTACCCTGGAACAGCCGGTGTATGGCCTCTTCATGGGTTTGCAACTCTGAGAAGTCCGGCACTTTTGGTAATTCGACGAACTCAGCCTGGACGAGATGACTGAGGACAAGCATCAGGGTCAGAAAGAAAGATCGGAGGACGGTCATTGCAAAAAAGCCTCATATAGCCTAATAACCGTTTTATCGACCTTTAGCCCTGCTATTTAATAAGTCAGGCAAGCCAGAGTAGCAGAATGACACTACTCAGAATCAGAGCCATACCACAATATTCACGAGGCGAATGCTTTTCCCTGAACAG
This window harbors:
- a CDS encoding chalcone isomerase family protein — protein: MKKILLFVSALVMSLNLQAIELDGVTVPETLNLENQTLKLNGAGVRSKFFVDLYVGSLFTTEKASEASSVLNSKTPVAIQLFITSKLITSEKLTEAVNEGFEKSTGGQIAPLQDRLSAFIDVFKDEIVKGDNFVMFITPGQGVNVYKNGKKLATIEGDDFSKALLGVWLGDQPADADLKADMLGK
- a CDS encoding sugar transferase, which translates into the protein MYRFLDCLLALLGLILSSPLLLVIYIMGLFDTGSPLFSQERVGRYKKPFVLVKFRTMQVETFSVASHLVPSSSITPLGHFLRKTKLDELPQLWNVLVGDMSLVGPRPNLFNQTKLIEAREQLGVYNVLPGLTGLAQVRQIDMSTPELLARTDSQMIRSLTLRDYFKYILMTATGKGQGDRVR